The genomic region GTACCACCGTTGCTGCTTCTCGTCCCGTTCTTCGTCGAGGTCGAGGATGTCGCTTCGGTCGGATGTTTCGGCATCACGAACGCTTTCGTTTGTTTGAGCAGGTATCGGTCGTTGCACAGCGCTGATATCAATGGCAAGTCCAGGTTGCGGCTCTTCTCCCGCAACGTTCGTATGTCCAGCATTCCGTCCTCCTTCCCTTCCTCGTGCTCATCCACGGTGCTCGATTTCGGCGTCTTCTTCGGcgacgaagacgacgaagaGGCTGATGGGAGCGGCTGGTTCTTCTCGAGATTCTGCAACGGGACACGGTTCTCATCAGTCACAATACGAAGCGAATTTAATTACACTCCTCAGAAGAATTAAGgtatcacttgtgcgaacccgaaaacttggtcccactttacgtgaaatccgttcaacgaaaaattactacattagttttgttcacaaaaatcgatttcttgcaaaatcctgagatcgtagacaaattttgtgtATTAGGTGTTGGCTGGCCGTACCTGTATTTCGTATGGgggcggcggtggcggtggtggtAGCCTGCGGTGCTTGAACTGCGGCAGGGACTGAAGCTTGATGCTGGAGGGCGAGTCGAAACACTTCAAAATGTTCTCGTCGCTCCTTGTCCTGGAGAACGCGTGGAGGGTGTGCGGGTGTGCTGGGGCTGGTGGTTCTCGTCTAAGACTCTGACTCCCTGCCGACGAACAAGTAGCCCCACTATATAGCGAGCTCGTACTAGCAGCGTAATGGCTGCTCAAGTTACTATGCGGTAAGTAATTGTTAGAACTCGTGTCGCTGCTACTAAGGTTCTGGTTGGAAGCGTATTTCGACGGTGAGGAGAAGGACGAGCCGGGAAGGTACGGCGTGCTACGGTACATTACCAGCGATTTATTGTTAAACGAGGGATAGGGAGGCGGCGGATAGGCGGCCATCGCGGCAAGTAGCGAGCCTTGCTTCGCGTCGATGTACTCTTGCTTGGAGACGGCGGGATCTTTCAGTGGGAACATTACGTAATCGACATCGGAATAGAGTTGCTGCTTGTACTGTTCGATTTGCGACCTGGCCACCTGACTCGTGTAAACGGTAGCCAGGCTAGGCGGTGGTGGAGGAGGTTGTCTGGGATGAACCATTGGTGGCGGAGGAGGCGGTGGGGGTGGCGGCGGTGTTAAGTAAGGCAACAAAACCGGACCACCTCGTGAAGCGTGCACGTCCAGGTAATTATTCGGCCCGACAACTAGAGCGGCGACCGGTGCATGGACCGGCGTGGGTTTCATTTTGTCACCGGGGTAAGTGGGTGGTTGAATTCTGGGCGGTGGTTTCGGGGCGATCGCGGATACGTCGTTCGCCGTCGGTTGGGTGCAGCTGCTCTTCaacggtgtcaaattgacgttCGCCTTGCTGTTCGCCAGGCTCGTTTGGATCTTTGTCGACGTCACCCGCGAGACGATCTCTTCGCTCGCGGCCGGATAGAGGGTGGAGATCGCTTCTTGCCGGGTGACCTCGGAAACTTCGGGGTAGGGAGGCGGTGGCGGTGGTTCTCTAGGTATCACGGCGTCGTTTCTCGGAGGCGTGGGCGGTGGTATCTGGATTCTTTCTCTGGGCGACGTATAGGGCGGTGGTGGAGGTGGATCGGTCCTCCTCGGCGGCAACGGTACGAATTCGCCTCGAGTCGCGTTGTACGGCGGTGGAGGCGGTGGTTCCCTCTCTATATCCGGTATCTTGGATCTGGACGAGTTCAACGTCGCGTAGTCCATGCTCACTGGATACGGAGGAGGCGGAGGAAGCTGTCTGTCGCTGTCTGTCCTCGGCGGCGGAGGCGGCGGAGGCATAGTAACGTAGTCGCAGTCCGAATCCATGGAATTGCTGATTGTCTTCCGAGGCGGATAACGTCCGACAATGAGATCGGACAGTTCGTCGGCCGACAACAATGGTCCCACGCTGGAAGGATCGCTACCATCGCCTCTGAAGCTTCCCGCGCTCAGTATGCTGTTGCTACGCGATCTAGAGTCTTCTAGTTGTTGGTCCAGGGTGACCGCGGTCATCGTAGACACGACGTTCGCGACGTCCTCGTCACCCTTGCAGACACTGTAAATCGGTTCTTGATCCTCCGTGCCAACGTCTTCCGTGTAAACGTCGCTGGTTTCGGATCTAAGACCGCTGTGTATGGTGTAGAAGCCGGATGTTACGGATGCCTCGTCGGTCGTCGATTGAACGGAGCTTAATGCGCACACGTCGCTCGCTGCCGACGATTCGTTCGCGTCTCCCGTCGGCGAATACAAGTCCCCTATTCTCTCGTCTTGCATCTCGCTGCTCCGCAACGTGTAGACGCCGCTGGTCTCGCTCGCTATGTCCGTACCTGGAAACGACACGTTCACGTAAAACCAGACGCCTGTCGGTGTCTCTCGGGACTGAGACGTCCGGGCGCGAGTCGCCACGCGCGATTAGAAAGGAATCTCACCTGCGTATTTGCCGCCCTTCTTGCACCTGTCGTAAATGGCGCCAGGAAAGCTGGCGGTTTCCGACGAAACCGCCGAATTCTGTGCCGTATGCGAGTAGCCCAGCTCTAGACTGGACGTTGCCGATGTGCGACGCATTCGAGGCGGTCCACCAGCAGGTGCGTTCACGACCACGACCGTGCTGCAGCTGCTGCTACATTGTGACCCCTCGGCCGCAGTCGCCGCGCTCGACGCCAATCTCAATGTAGCCGTCGTAGGCGTGCCGTCCGCGCCGTCCACTTCTAAAAATTATACGGATCCGTTTTTATAACACCCCCACTGTTCGCCGTCGCGTTTCCGCGATTCCACCCAAACCGAGGAGTACCTGGACCCTGGGTCCTTGCCACTTAACACGCTCCGTGCCAagccgtttttgctcgacttttcATTCAGACCATTTGACGTTTTGACTAAAGATCGATATGTTATCAccagactgcgggttttatgcatttatgacaaaaatgggtgtgtacaatttaaaacagtggacctaTGAAaacgatttaaggccaccagtgtaaaAAAAATTCGTTTTCCTTAGTTAGACCGGAGACTTTATGAGTGATGTGTTAGACGGTCCATTTTTATCATTCCAAATTTGATATCCCGCCgcgcaaaaatgaattttcaagctCGAGGAGATATAAGCGATCGAATGACTGCGCTCACCATCTACGGCGGAGACCGGTGACGACGGTAACGACCGATCTTCGACGTCCGCATTGGTGCCGTTCACAATGCCGCACTGGACAGCCGAGTGCGAAGTAGTTTCGGTAAGACGTGGCAGACATTCGGTCGAAGCTGGCGCGGTGTCCGGCTCGTCCTCGCTGTGCACCCGGTCGCTGACAATTCCAGAAGTTGTGTTGGATGACGTGCTCGAGATAACAGAGATCCGTTGGTCACCGCGTGCACCGCGCGCCGTCAAGCTTAGCTTGCAACGGGCGGGGTACATGTAGCAGTCCCGAAGCACCTTCCTTTCTGCGGACGGACAAACAGTAACGCACAGTTAACGAAACTGATGAAGGATGTAAAAATTCTCTTTTAATCTGACATGATCTCACCTTCCTCCTCGCGTCTCTTCGCTTCGTTCACTCTGGGTGCTATGGCCATGGAGAACTGATGAGTGTCTCGGCAGAGCCCCAGAAGGAGCTTGCTTTTGTCATCGCAGCCACTGTAGAGGGTGAGCTTGTCCGGCTGATCGACGGCGCGTATCTCGAACTTCTTGCGCTGTGTCAGAAGAATTGGACAGTTCAAGGTGATGTTaaacgatctctctctctctctcttaaggGGGTATTCTCCTTCCCAGGATTTCGAAGATGGAGTTTTCCGCTAGATAAAAGGTCAATCTAGACCGTTGTCTCCCTCGAAAGTCCTTCTTCTACgtctacgaggcgtaatttgcattattcgacagcatgtgtctatttttataaagttgCGAAAGCTACAAGTTATACCAACGGTTTTTCcgaaaatattttagtgacaatATTCAGCACGTATCTTTTGTTATTGGCCAAGGGAACGGTTCCTTGGAGACTTTCGTTCCTCGTTACCAGTATTGTCcatgaaaaacaaaattttgaccTTGAGAATCGAGGTTGTTCACACTGTTTGGAGAATCCTTCGaataaaatactgtttcaaAGACTGCTATTATATCTTTATGTAATACACCCTTCGGTGTCCCATTGAAGTTGAGATTGTAAAAAATCTCGAAGACATGTGATTTTAGATGAAGACCTTTATTTCGGAGTcacattctacgtaaaaagagGCACAACTTTTTGTGAATGTGATTTTCGAAACACTAAAGGACACGTGTcagtttgtttcttttttaaatcacACGTCTTCGAGATTTTTTACAATCTCGACTTAAATGGGACAGCCTGTGTATGATAAAGCTgtgacttttgagggagacagcggtctagattgatctttcctCCTGGAAAGGAGAAACTCAACTTAAGAAGGGTCTCtgaaaataatgtttaaaattGTAGGTAATTGAGAGACGCGTGTAGCAGGGGTTGTGATACTAACGTCGAAGCATAGTTTGCCGATGTTGTTCCAGGCGAAGACACGCGGCGTCTCCTCCTCGGCGTATACTCGCACTCCGCGAGCACATATCGCGAGGAGTATGCGTCCTGGGCCGGCCTCGTTCTTGCTTCTTCGTAGCCGATACAGGTGAGCGTTGAGCGGCGCCTCCAGCAGCACCGCCTCCCGGATATATTGCAGCTCTGCCTCCTCTCTGGAGAGGCCCCGGTTGTCTCTATGCTGAGCCGCGAGCACGGCGAGCACATTTGACTCGAGGCACATCTAAACCACGATTACATTTACAGTAGCGTCTCGACACACAGTGGCGAGCATATGAATTCATCTCAACTGCGCGTAACTAAGCACGAACTTCGTGACGGAAGTTTCTGTGTGAACTTACGTGAGGCGGAAGGTAATCCGTGGGCTTGCAGTATCCCACAGATCCTGCGTGTGGCCTGTGCCGTTCCTCGGAGTAGTCCCCAAGATCGGCTTGTAGGGCAAGACCCGCGAGTGTGAGCAAAGGCGTAACGATTGATGGCTCGTGTAGGGGATGGTGAGGATGGAGGCTCTCCACCCCGCCGCCATGCCTGACGACATTGTCCCGCAGCTGCAGGTAGTAATGGTGCCGTGTCGTCTCATCGCTGAAATCATCGAATCGTTATTGCCCCCTCTCGCGAACACCTCGCAACAATATGTCCAATCACAGAGAACGATTATTTGGACATTTTAACATAGTATGGACATAGTTTCGAATCGACATAAaccactttttcgatttttgtctaTGATTCTCGCCGGTTCGAATTAGATGGAGATGTAGATTTCAACCCTTGATGAGAAATATCTATCAAAATTGATCCATTTGTCCGCGTTTACTAAACCGCGTTACCGCGTTgaataattgtgctgaagagttagctagtcaaataaggcaaaaattgtGCTGATCGTGACGCCACTAGGTACCCCCACTACTGGCAAGTTGGTGGGGCAATTCTCGGAACGTGACGTAACATTATAAATTCCTCCGGAGGAATTTTTTGCAACAACGCTGATCGCAAAGTAAACAAGTTCGGTCGTATACAATATTTCTATCCACGAAGAGCGATGATTTTCAGTGGTTTCATCCCTTGAATCACAGTTTCCGATTATTTCGCCACTCGAGAGGCATTTGAAATGCCTGGGACAAAGCTGCGAGCTCCGTGTAACGGATAAGTATCGCGGCGAACGGCGAAAAAAACCCATTcgcataattaataataataaccttGCCATTTCTGTGAGATATGCTTCTCATGGTTACCGTAAGATCGAGAGATCGCGCGGATCGACCGGTGTGCCACGGTGAATGGTTCACAAGTGTTCCCGACACGCTCGTCGATATAATGAATCGTATCGTGACTGGTGAATAATTAAATCCCGTGCTTCCACGAAGatgaaaaaagtttttttcctcttctctctatctctttatCTTTACATCTCCGTCTCTCGATTTCCCCGTATTAacggcgacgcgttcctcgtTCGAGACCTTTGTTGCATCTACGCGCGGTCGACGTTCTTATAAAGACATTCCTTCGCACGAAACGAATCAAGGTGTCTCGTGATATCCGTGTGCCGTTATATAACTTAATCGCGCCGGATCGCCGCGGTGTCTTCaaatttaacgctaaacctgccGAGCCTCGAAACTAACTGGTACACACATGTTAACTTATGAacatgacaagattgattttatttagaatttaataatacGTGCTGTACTAAAGAAATCTGCTGTCTTCTCTCGCATAGTGTGACTTTCGTCTCTACGGATAGTGTTAATTTTTTTATCCTCCCGCTAGGGGGTTCAGGGCAATGCTAATGCAATTATGAAACTTTATTATGTATTTTTAGTTAGTTATTAGCTTAGTTTTAGCTTTAGTTTTagttattaggttgtaaagaaagaaatgcaggatgtttgttcctttgttttacgCTCTGTTTAATCATGCTTTTGACAtttagtttcattaaaatttttattaaattatttggcttttcTTACCAACGGATTGGCGAAATATTTTtgattaaaacgagaccaaacacgatcaAATTGCGATTATATCTACTCGAATAAAATcgaaacaattgaaataaaCCTTTTGCACGTGACAAAAATTACAACGTGAGAGTACAAACGAGAATTCAGAATTGCAGTGTATAGAGATTCGAGTTTATTCTGATGGGACTCGCGTCGAAAGACACTCCGTCATGCAAACTTTGCGTAATGACAAATGACGTGCTCGGTGAGGCCATGGGAATTTCGAAAAGTCACGTTTGCTACAGTTCGCATAACGCACCGCGCATAGCAATAGAAACCAGCCCTATAAATCTGCCGCACAACACGCCGGGATTACGAAAGCTCGCGGTGAGAAAGGATTCCTGTGTCTCGTGCATTACTTGCGAACGGTCGCGGAACGTGCTCGTTTTAGCAAAATCGATCTCGACACATTTGCCGTATTTTaaatatgtaattaattaataatttaatggtGTACCCTAAACAAAGATGTGTGTGATTttgttttatatagaaacattaCAATTTTCGATGTTTGTAGCCAAAGTTTAAGAAGGTTGAAACCTTTGTAGTAGTAATCTTTGTAGATTTGAAatgaattttcagaagccataaatgcatgaagatctgcagtcCAGTCACAACTTTTTAGATGTTGGACCATACTACTCGGCTTTTTCAGATGAAACAACAATTATGAACTACATGACTCTGAATTCAGCcgggcaaattttaagaaggtGGAAACAAAATGTAATTTGATTTTCAGTGGCAGTAACTTAGATTCTGTATTAGATTCTGTGGAACTTTATACGACAGCACGATGGAGGGCGAAGTTTTGGGCGAGAATACCGCGCATTCATGCTGCAGGCAAACAAACGATGCGGTCAGAGTGCTTACGAGTTACGTCGGAATTCGTTGAACATGCAACGTAAACATGGCCGCTGAAATGCGCTAAGAGAGTCAGTGTTAGAAAGCTTCAATGTCAAGTTTTCGCCGAGCCACTGAACAGAGGTTGAAGACAGCTCAAATGTACAACGACTGCTTCTCACGAGAACATTCTTTTCGTCCAGCTGGAAGTTTGACTTCGTACTCGCGTCTCGAAGGACATGATGGAAGATTTTGATAGCGTTGCGTGTACCGTATACCGAGATACCGATGAAATTGATGGCAAGGGGTGGCACGAGGAGGAGGGGGAGAGAGACGATTGGATGGTAGCAAGGaacaaagacagagagagagagagagagagagagagagagagagagaggctttGAAAGAGAGGTGACGGCGATGCGAAGGGCAAGCAAAAGGGTGGGTCTCCCTCACGAAACGAATTCTCGACTCCTGTCCGGTAGCTAAGtgctacctctctctctctctactcttgtaattataaattattacgtGGCGCGTGATAGATAGACCGTACGCATTAAATGAAAGCACTCGTCCCGGTAATTATACTGATCCGTGGTTGCTTTCTGATTTCCACCCGAAACCCGTGATTTACATCGGGCCTCGCCGCATTCGCCGCACGTCCACGTCGACGAGGGTTTAATTCGTGAAAGGACCCACGGCTCGCCTAACCGCAGAACGCTCCTCGCCTCGATCCCCTCCGGTGCTTCATTTCCCCGCTTCCGTTCTGCACGATGTCGCGCACCCAATGGCGTACCGGCTTCATTCATTCGCGAATTCACCGTGCAATCCTCGCAACAGTCGCCGGATCAGGGGACACAGTTACCCTCTCCCTCTGCCAATAGGGGATTAGTCACGTGGCGTTCAGACGCGACGTCTtaaagacatttctttcaacaacatTACCATCAAAACAAAATTGTGAGTCACATCGAATTTTCACTTTGTAAGACGCTTCTCAAATTATCGTTTTCATTTCctgtaattgtattttttggagGTACATTAAGAAATTGttgtgaaagaaatacagtaaatgggtacccggttgattacacaagggttaagggatgaaataaatttttattttactctagTAAACACTAAggtctagcagactaagattggttCAGCGGCTCCACCCAcattttttattgatattgtgtggaaaacaatggtttcagggtgaaagataaccccctaaaattttaagtcgctaacccttcgtatagtCTGCTAGATTTTAGTCTAGTGGTACTGTATCGATTTTCTAAATATAAACAAATTGTTCGTTCGACTTTTAATCTAATGCACCACCCCGTGCTTATCCGGAAGGGCAATCCTGGTCGGAGTTGCAGCGCGAATTAGGAGAGCGCTCTTAATCTGGGTGCATCGTGGCTAGGGAAAAAAAGGCAAAATGAAGGTCGAGTTGGCCGCGCAGGTTTGGCAGTTCCGACGAACACGGTGGCACCGGGCAACATTTGAAGCGGAACACTAATTACTCCGATTAATTCTGCAATCCATTTGGCTGGCCGTCCGATGGCCGGACCGTCCTCGACTAATTTAGCTTCCTGCGAGGAGCCAGCCTCTTTCGAGTGAATAATTTGTCAGCCCGAGCAGGGTCGGGAACGACTACCGGGGAAGCTTTTATTCACGCGTTCGATTCGATCGCCGGATTTCCTTCGTCTCTTTGCGATTGCATTATAAGATAGCAAGTTGCAAGAAAGATTGTAACTCGCATGCTGTCAGT from Lasioglossum baleicum chromosome 2, iyLasBale1, whole genome shotgun sequence harbors:
- the LOC143215470 gene encoding protein expanded — protein: MRGSGVTAARSCLQPLVSASRYLAVQALPGDPLYFVVEAKSRVKEVYAQTCMLLGQQGMRDCELFGLAILSDGEYLFVDPENKLSKYAPKNWRSSHTYGLDSSGRPAFVLYFRVRYYVDTPLLLSDETTRHHYYLQLRDNVVRHGGGVESLHPHHPLHEPSIVTPLLTLAGLALQADLGDYSEERHRPHAGSVGYCKPTDYLPPHMCLESNVLAVLAAQHRDNRGLSREEAELQYIREAVLLEAPLNAHLYRLRRSKNEAGPGRILLAICARGVRVYAEEETPRVFAWNNIGKLCFDRKKFEIRAVDQPDKLTLYSGCDDKSKLLLGLCRDTHQFSMAIAPRVNEAKRREEEERKVLRDCYMYPARCKLSLTARGARGDQRISVISSTSSNTTSGIVSDRVHSEDEPDTAPASTECLPRLTETTSHSAVQCGIVNGTNADVEDRSLPSSPVSAVDEVDGADGTPTTATLRLASSAATAAEGSQCSSSCSTVVVVNAPAGGPPRMRRTSATSSLELGYSHTAQNSAVSSETASFPGAIYDRCKKGGKYAGTDIASETSGVYTLRSSEMQDERIGDLYSPTGDANESSAASDVCALSSVQSTTDEASVTSGFYTIHSGLRSETSDVYTEDVGTEDQEPIYSVCKGDEDVANVVSTMTAVTLDQQLEDSRSRSNSILSAGSFRGDGSDPSSVGPLLSADELSDLIVGRYPPRKTISNSMDSDCDYVTMPPPPPPPRTDSDRQLPPPPPYPVSMDYATLNSSRSKIPDIEREPPPPPPYNATRGEFVPLPPRRTDPPPPPPYTSPRERIQIPPPTPPRNDAVIPREPPPPPPYPEVSEVTRQEAISTLYPAASEEIVSRVTSTKIQTSLANSKANVNLTPLKSSCTQPTANDVSAIAPKPPPRIQPPTYPGDKMKPTPVHAPVAALVVGPNNYLDVHASRGGPVLLPYLTPPPPPPPPPPPMVHPRQPPPPPPSLATVYTSQVARSQIEQYKQQLYSDVDYVMFPLKDPAVSKQEYIDAKQGSLLAAMAAYPPPPYPSFNNKSLVMYRSTPYLPGSSFSSPSKYASNQNLSSSDTSSNNYLPHSNLSSHYAASTSSLYSGATCSSAGSQSLRREPPAPAHPHTLHAFSRTRSDENILKCFDSPSSIKLQSLPQFKHRRLPPPPPPPPYEIQNLEKNQPLPSASSSSSSPKKTPKSSTVDEHEEGKEDGMLDIRTLREKSRNLDLPLISALCNDRYLLKQTKAFVMPKHPTEATSSTSTKNGTRSSNGGTSSRNKYPVSGLSTTQITKPPRKSSTSTHKHPAEVKGNAYKVTNSTGVSPAKKEPTRASHS